The Nocardioides campestrisoli genome includes a window with the following:
- the hrpB gene encoding ATP-dependent helicase HrpB, with protein MPDPLRSLLDAPPDLPVTAGLAALDEAVRSRGVAVVHAPPGTGKTTLVPPAVADVVAGRVVVTQPSRLAARAAARRLAHLLGEPVGETVGYSVRGDRRTSRRTRVEVVTTGLLLRRLQHDPELAGVGAVVLDEVHERHLDADLTLALLIDVRANLREDLSLVAMSATLEAEQTAALLGGGDEPAPVIDVPGALHPVQTVWCPLPAGLRRTDDRGITPAFHDHVAATVRRALAEHEGDVLVFVPGVAEVEATVRRLGGVDADVHALHGRLSAAEQDRALGENRGGEGPRRRVIVSTAVAESSLTVPGVRVVVDAGFSREPRTDHRRGLASLVTVAVSRAAAEQRAGRAGRLGPGAVLRCWSEAEHAHLPAHPEPEIATADLTGFALEVACWGSRDVRDLALLDQPPAHALSAAREVLVELGAMTDDGHATPRGRLIAGVPVDPRLARALLDGAPLVGGRRAAEVVALLSEDVRAPGADLVAALRSLRSGQRSGSWRTQVKRLERIAAEHVDGDGGVKPGAGRSLTDDVAVGLVVALAHPDRIARKRSGASSYLMTSGTGAALDPRDPGPLAGLEWLAVGDAERRAGQREARIRAAAPLTEDLALEAAGSLWTEVDEVTWTGGRVLARRRRLLGAIELGSVPLTEPPAQAVTAAIREALRSEGIGLLTWSEAAVALRARLAFLHRALGDPWSDVSDEALTQDLESWLGSQLARVRSAQDLRRIDVAAALRALLPWPQAGRLDELAPERVEVPSGSSVRIDYSAEQPVLAVRLQEVFGWTAVPALADGRVPLLLHLLSPARRPAAITADLDSFWDNGYPGVRADLRGRYPKHAWPEDPRTAPATRRTNTPRR; from the coding sequence GTGCCCGACCCGCTGCGCAGCCTGCTCGACGCACCTCCCGACCTCCCGGTCACCGCGGGCCTTGCCGCTCTCGACGAGGCGGTCCGGAGCCGTGGGGTCGCGGTGGTCCACGCGCCGCCCGGCACCGGCAAGACGACGTTGGTCCCACCCGCGGTCGCCGACGTCGTCGCCGGACGAGTCGTCGTCACCCAGCCCAGCCGCCTCGCGGCTCGCGCTGCCGCCCGTCGGTTGGCTCACCTGCTGGGCGAACCGGTGGGGGAGACGGTCGGATACTCGGTACGCGGAGACAGGCGCACGAGTCGACGTACCCGGGTCGAGGTGGTCACGACCGGCCTGCTGCTCCGTCGCCTCCAGCACGATCCCGAGCTGGCCGGGGTCGGGGCGGTCGTGCTCGACGAGGTGCATGAGCGCCACCTCGACGCCGACCTGACCCTGGCGCTGCTGATCGACGTCCGGGCCAACCTGCGGGAGGACCTGTCGCTGGTGGCGATGTCGGCCACCCTCGAGGCCGAACAGACGGCAGCCCTGCTCGGTGGAGGCGACGAGCCTGCCCCGGTCATCGACGTGCCGGGTGCCCTGCACCCGGTCCAGACGGTCTGGTGCCCGCTGCCGGCGGGGCTGCGCCGTACCGACGACCGGGGGATCACCCCGGCCTTCCACGACCACGTCGCTGCGACCGTGCGCCGGGCGCTCGCCGAGCACGAGGGCGACGTCCTGGTCTTCGTGCCGGGTGTCGCGGAGGTCGAGGCGACCGTGCGTCGCCTCGGCGGCGTGGACGCGGACGTGCACGCCCTGCACGGACGTCTCTCCGCCGCCGAGCAGGACCGGGCGCTGGGGGAGAACCGTGGGGGCGAGGGCCCGCGCCGTCGGGTGATCGTCTCGACCGCCGTGGCCGAGTCGTCGCTGACGGTGCCCGGGGTTCGCGTCGTGGTGGACGCCGGGTTCTCCCGCGAGCCGCGCACCGACCACCGTCGCGGACTGGCCTCCCTGGTCACCGTCGCGGTGAGCCGGGCTGCGGCCGAGCAACGGGCGGGCCGGGCCGGACGTCTGGGACCGGGGGCCGTGCTGCGGTGCTGGTCCGAGGCGGAGCACGCGCACCTGCCCGCGCACCCGGAGCCCGAGATCGCCACCGCCGACCTGACGGGCTTCGCCCTGGAGGTGGCGTGCTGGGGGAGCCGGGACGTCCGCGACCTGGCGCTGCTCGACCAGCCGCCGGCGCACGCGCTGTCGGCCGCCCGGGAGGTGCTGGTCGAGCTGGGCGCGATGACCGACGACGGCCACGCCACCCCACGAGGCCGGCTGATCGCCGGCGTGCCGGTCGACCCGCGGCTGGCGCGGGCCCTGCTCGACGGGGCGCCTCTGGTCGGGGGCAGGCGGGCCGCCGAGGTGGTCGCGCTGCTGAGCGAGGACGTGCGCGCTCCCGGCGCCGATCTCGTCGCAGCGTTGCGGTCGCTGCGCTCGGGCCAGCGGTCCGGGTCGTGGCGGACCCAGGTGAAGCGTCTGGAGAGGATCGCGGCCGAGCACGTCGACGGGGACGGGGGAGTGAAGCCCGGTGCCGGACGGTCGCTGACCGACGACGTCGCCGTCGGACTGGTGGTGGCCCTGGCGCACCCGGACCGGATCGCGCGCAAGCGCTCCGGTGCCTCGAGCTATCTGATGACATCCGGGACGGGCGCGGCGCTCGACCCGAGGGATCCCGGTCCTCTGGCTGGCCTGGAGTGGCTCGCCGTCGGCGACGCGGAGCGGCGCGCAGGCCAACGTGAGGCGCGGATCCGGGCGGCGGCCCCGCTCACCGAGGACCTCGCGCTGGAGGCGGCGGGCTCCCTGTGGACCGAGGTGGACGAGGTCACCTGGACCGGCGGGCGGGTGCTGGCCCGCCGACGCAGGCTGTTGGGCGCGATCGAGCTCGGCTCCGTCCCGCTGACCGAGCCACCGGCGCAGGCGGTGACCGCCGCGATTCGGGAGGCCCTGAGGAGTGAGGGGATCGGTCTGCTCACCTGGTCGGAGGCGGCCGTCGCGCTGCGTGCCCGCCTCGCCTTCCTGCACCGGGCTCTCGGCGACCCGTGGTCCGACGTGAGTGACGAGGCGCTGACACAGGATCTCGAGTCGTGGCTGGGGTCGCAGCTGGCACGGGTCCGGTCGGCCCAGGACCTGCGCCGGATCGACGTCGCTGCCGCGCTCCGGGCGCTGTTGCCGTGGCCCCAGGCTGGCCGGCTCGACGAGCTGGCGCCCGAGCGGGTGGAGGTGCCCAGCGGGTCGAGCGTGCGGATCGACTACTCCGCCGAGCAGCCGGTGCTCGCGGTGCGGCTGCAGGAGGTGTTCGGCTGGACCGCGGTGCCGGCGCTCGCGGACGGGCGCGTCCCGCTCCTGCTGCACCTGCTCTCGCCCGCGCGCCGCCCGGCAGCGATCACGGCCGACCTGGACTCCTTCTGGGACAACGGCTACCCGGGCGTGCGTGCCGACCTGCGCGGGCGCTACCCCAAGCACGCGTGGCCCGAGGACCCGCGCACCGCGCCGGCCACCCGACGTACGAACACGCCCCGACGGTGA
- a CDS encoding carotenoid oxygenase family protein, with protein sequence MTAAKYLDGNFAPVATEVTATELEVTGAVPPDLAGRYIRTGPNPFAAQDDTYHWFAGDGMVHGVDLHGGRPRWYRNRWVRSPEASAYLGASPVPREDGGWYSGSGNTNVFAHAGRILAVTEGSLPYELTGELDTVATRNFGGPLPAGLNAHPKFDPDSGEMHVMSYGFDNPAMRYHVIDPAGELVSTVDIDLPAPVMVHDMGLTASRVVLFDLPVLFDLELALQSVALPFRWRPDNGARVGLLPRAGTGSDVVWIDVEPCFVYHPLNAFDVGDRVVIDLVVHDHAFAEDGEPVSDRSRLERWTIDPRSRKVLTETIDDRGTEFPRGDERLTGRPHRYGYTIGASSVRDLGALGDDPRTAVRKHDLVGGTTVELDLGPGRIASEMVFVPAGRAAGEDDGWLMGYVYDAARDASDLVIIDAHDFAQPVATVHLPARVPQGFHGSWIPDSALV encoded by the coding sequence ATGACTGCAGCGAAGTACCTCGACGGCAACTTTGCGCCGGTGGCCACTGAGGTGACCGCCACGGAGCTCGAGGTCACGGGCGCGGTGCCGCCGGACCTGGCGGGCAGGTACATCCGCACCGGGCCGAACCCGTTCGCAGCCCAGGACGACACGTACCACTGGTTCGCTGGCGACGGGATGGTGCACGGCGTCGACCTGCACGGCGGCCGGCCGCGCTGGTACCGCAACCGCTGGGTGCGCAGTCCCGAGGCCAGCGCGTACCTCGGTGCGTCCCCCGTACCCCGCGAGGACGGCGGGTGGTACTCCGGCTCGGGAAACACCAACGTGTTCGCCCACGCCGGCCGGATCCTGGCCGTCACCGAGGGATCGCTGCCCTACGAGCTGACGGGCGAGCTGGACACGGTCGCCACGCGCAACTTCGGCGGCCCTCTCCCTGCCGGCCTCAACGCTCACCCCAAGTTCGACCCGGACAGCGGCGAGATGCACGTGATGAGCTACGGGTTCGACAACCCCGCCATGCGCTACCACGTGATCGACCCCGCCGGGGAGCTCGTCAGCACGGTCGACATCGACCTTCCGGCTCCGGTCATGGTCCACGACATGGGCCTGACCGCCTCCCGGGTCGTGCTCTTCGACCTGCCGGTGCTCTTCGACCTGGAGCTCGCCCTCCAGAGCGTTGCCCTGCCCTTCCGCTGGCGTCCCGACAACGGGGCCCGGGTCGGGCTCCTGCCCCGGGCGGGCACCGGGTCCGACGTCGTGTGGATCGACGTCGAGCCGTGCTTCGTCTACCACCCCCTCAACGCCTTCGACGTCGGTGATCGGGTGGTCATCGACCTGGTGGTGCACGACCACGCCTTCGCCGAGGACGGCGAGCCCGTGTCCGACCGCTCCCGCCTGGAGCGCTGGACGATCGACCCGCGCTCACGCAAGGTCCTCACCGAGACGATCGACGATCGCGGTACGGAGTTCCCGCGCGGGGACGAACGACTCACTGGCCGCCCCCACCGCTACGGCTACACGATCGGGGCATCCTCGGTGCGCGACCTGGGCGCCCTAGGTGATGACCCTCGGACCGCTGTGCGCAAGCACGACCTCGTCGGCGGCACCACCGTCGAGCTGGACCTGGGCCCGGGCCGCATCGCCAGCGAGATGGTGTTCGTCCCGGCCGGCCGCGCGGCCGGCGAGGACGACGGCTGGCTCATGGGCTACGTCTACGACGCCGCGCGCGACGCCAGCGACCTGGTGATCATCGATGCCCACGACTTCGCACAACCGGTGGCCACCGTCCATCTGCCGGCCCGGGTGCCGCAGGGATTCCACGGGAGCTGGATCCCCGACTCCGCCCTCGTCTGA